Proteins from a single region of Catenulispora acidiphila DSM 44928:
- a CDS encoding MarR family winged helix-turn-helix transcriptional regulator gives MPKDRNLSFDPIERAFESWKGRWGESTSMLAITSVMRAQQLLLARVDAIVKPYELTFARYEALVLLTFSRAGALPLSKIGERLQVHPTSVTNIIDRLEKSGLVARRPNPDDGRGTLAEITDKGREVVEAATRDLMAAEFGMGALSPDQHRELFTVLRDLRVAAGDFEV, from the coding sequence GTGCCCAAGGACCGCAATCTCTCGTTCGATCCGATCGAGCGCGCCTTCGAGTCGTGGAAGGGCCGCTGGGGCGAGTCGACCTCGATGCTCGCCATCACCTCGGTCATGCGCGCCCAGCAACTGCTGCTGGCGCGGGTCGACGCGATCGTCAAGCCCTACGAGCTCACCTTCGCGCGCTACGAGGCGCTGGTGCTGCTGACGTTCAGCCGGGCCGGAGCGCTGCCGCTGTCCAAGATCGGCGAGCGGCTGCAGGTGCACCCGACGTCGGTCACCAACATCATCGACCGGCTGGAGAAGTCCGGCCTGGTCGCGCGGCGCCCCAACCCCGACGACGGCCGCGGGACGCTCGCCGAGATAACGGACAAGGGGCGCGAGGTCGTGGAGGCCGCGACGCGCGACCTGATGGCCGCCGAGTTCGGCATGGGCGCGCTGAGCCCGGACCAGCACCGGGAGCTGTTCACCGTGCTGCGCGACCTGCGGGTCGCGGCCGGCGACTTCGAGGTCTAG